The Acidobacteriota bacterium genome segment CGGCAGCACGGCGTCGGGGTCGCCGGGCGACCAGGCGCTCTCGCGGGCGAAGCCTTCCGCGTCGGATGCCTGCCGGACAGCCGGCCGCAACGGCTCCGCCACCCAGCGGTCCAGATCCCGCGCGTAGGACGGATAGACCGTCAGCCGCTCGGTCAGCACCTTGCCCTCGCGCGCGGTCTCGCGCGCCAGCGCCTCCAGATGCGGCCACGGCGCCTCCGGATTGACGTGGTCCGGCGTCACCGGAGACACCCCGCCCCAGTCGTTGATACCCGCCCGGATCAGGGCGCCGAAGCGGTCCGGGGTGAGGTTGGGCGGCGCCTGGATCGCCATGTCGGGACCGAAGATCAACCGCGCGCAGGCGATCGTCCACTGCAGGTCGGCGAGCGGCGGCTCGGGAGCCTGGGCCATCCGGGTGTCCGTCTTGGCCCGGAAGTTCTGGACGATGATCTCCTGGACGTGACCGTGCTTGTCGTGCAGGTCGCGCAACGCAAGGAGCGATTCGATGCGCTCCTCCCTGGTCTCGCCGATGCCGATCAGGATGCCGGACGTGTAGGGAATCGCCAGCTCCCCCGCCAACCGCATCGTCTCCAGACGCGCGTCCGGGTCCTTGTCGGGTGAGCCGTGGTGCGCCAGGCCCGGCTCCAGCAGGCGCCGGGAGACGCTCTCCAGCATCATTCCCTGCGACGGGCACACCGCGCGGAGCGCGAGCAGCTCGTCCCGCGTGACGACACCGGGGTTGGCGTGCGGCAGCAGGCCCGTCGCCTCGAACACCGCGCGGGCGGCGGCCACCAGGTACGCGATCGTCGTCGGATACCCCAGCGCGTCCAGCTCGGCGCGCGCCTGCGGATATCTCAGCTCGGGCTTGTCGCCGAGGGTGAAGAGCGCCTCGTTGCAGCCCGCCTCCGCGCCGCGGCGGGCTACCTCGACGACCTCGTCGAGCGTCATGTACGCCCGCTCGCCCGGTCGCGGCGGCTGGGCGAACGTGCAGTAGTGGCACACGTCGCGGCACAGCTTCGTGAGGGGGATGAACACCTTGCGCGAATAGCTGACAGGCCGCCCGAAGCCCGCGTCGCGCAACTCGGCGGCGCGCCGCATCAGGGCTGGCAGGTCGGTTTCCCGCGCGAGGTCCCACGCCGTCTCCCGAGACGGCCTGACGTAGGTGCTGGTGTCCATCGAAGTCCGGCTGCAGTGTCCGACGGGTATCCGCAGACGCTTATACCACGTCGGGAGCGGTGCTGGCACAAGGAGCACGGCGCGCCGAGGAAATGCAAATGTAACTCGCAGGTCTTCATCTGCATGGTTCTTGGCCTTCAGAAACGCACGCTCAGCCCCACCTGCCCGCGCCGCGTGTCGCCCAGTCCGCTACGCAGGGTCCCGTCGAAGTTGAACAGCAGCGACCCGACCGCGGTGTCGACGGTGTTGTCGGCGTTGGTCAGGTTGAACACCTCCAGGATCGGCTCGATGACGGTTCCGTTGCGGAGCGTGAAGCGTCGCGAGAAACGGATGTCCCAGGTGAAGAAGCTGTTGTCGCGCCGCAGGGTGTTGCGGGTCAGGATGGTGCCGTCCGCGCAGATGCGGTCCGACGGCTGCGCGGCCCGCAGGCCCCGGTTGGCGCACTGCTCGGAGACCGGAGATGCCGACAGGTAGCGCACGACGTTGTTCAATTGCAGCTCGCCCGGCAGCGTGGCCAGCAGGTAGCCGCTCACCTGGTGGCGGCGGTCGCGGTCCGACCAGCCGTACTCCGGAACGAGGTTGCCGGCATTGGCGTAGCGGAGAACGAACGGATCGCGCTCGTTGTCGTCGTCCGAGCGGTCGAAGGCGAGCGTGTAGTGGGTTTCGAAAGTGAGCGGCCGGTTGCGGACCGCGCCCCGCCCGCGCAGCCCGAGCGTCAACCCGTGGTACCGCGACCGCGCGCTGCTCTCGGCCACCGTCAGCGCGTTGATGCCGCCCCCGGACGGGTGGGTGCCGATGCCGAACGGCGCGCCGAACACGGGATCGTTGCGGTTGACGAAGCGGAAGAGGTCGTCGGTCCGCGCGTGGACGAAGGCGGCGCTGGCCGCCACGCCCCGCCCGAGGTCGCGGTCGAGGCCGGTGCTGAACGACCAGGTGCGCGGCAACTCCAGGTCGCGGTCGGCGACCTGGATGTCGGGCAGGAACGGCGGCGCTGCCGACGCGTCGATCAGCTCGTCGATGGCGGGCACCGGACCGAGGGCCGCGGCGGCGGCGCTGCTGCGGAACAGGGTCTGCTGGAAGGCCCCGTTGGTCGACCGGTGCTGGGCGAAGACCAGCATCGGGATGCGGGCCACGTACGAGCCGCCGTTGGCGCGCACCACCGTCCGGCCGTCGCCGGCGACGTCCCAGGCCAGCCCGACCCGCGGCTGGAAGTTGTCGAGGTCGTCCGGGATCCGGCCGTCTGACGGAAATCGGGGATCGTCGAGGTACGGCGCGAAGAAGGTGTCCTCCGGCTCGACGAACATCGTGGGATGCCAGGTCCCCTCCCAGCGGAGCCCGAGGTCCAGCGTCACCCGGTCGTGCGGATGCCAGGTGTCCTGCAGGAACGCGCCCAGCTCGTGGACCTGGAACGCCTGCAGGCCGAGCTGCTCGGCCGGCACGCCGGGGACGGTCGCCGACTGCAGGTAGAGAAGCACCGGCCCGGCGACGCCGGCGCCCGGCGGGCAGACGCCCAGCGCGCTGGACGATCCATCGGAGCAGGTGACGAAGCGGTTGCCCTGCGTGATGAAGCCCATGAAACCGTCGACCGAGTCGAAGACGTAGCGTCCGTTCGCGAAACCGATGAACTGCTGCTCGACACCGGTCCGGTTGTACTCCAGCCCCGCCTTGAACAGGTGGTCGCCGGTGGCGAAAGACACGTTGTCGACCACCTGCAGCCGGGTGTCGAACGCCGGATCGATCGGGAGGAAGAACGGCAGCCCGATCCGGAACCCGTCGGCGAAATCCATGGCGATGTCGGGGAACGGACGGCCGCCCAGCCGCTCGAACTGCGGCGGGCCGGCGGTGCGCGCGCCGGGCAACAGCGGCCCCTCGTACCAGCGGGGCCGGTCCTCGCGCGCCCACTGGATGCGCAACTCGTTGGAGAGCGCGTTGGTGAGCAGGGAGCGCAGGCTGCCGTTGAAGGCGTGCGACTCGTCCCCCTCGATCCCGTTCATCGACGCCCCCCAGGCGTCGACGTCGAAGGTGCCGTTCACCTGCTCCGCCCACGTGTAGTTGTACTTGAACGAGGCCTGGTGCCGGCCGTCGAGGTTGAAATCCAGCTTGGCGAGCAGCGACCGCGCGTCGTCGGTGCGCCGGATCGGCCCGAACTCCTTGTCGAACAGCCCGGGCCAGCGCGCCTGCAGGAAGCTGGCGAGCCGCTCCAGGTTCGCCGGGTTCACGACGTGCCGGACGGCCTGCTTGGTCTCGTTCGATACCTGCTGGTCGTAGGCGAGGAAAAAGAAGGCCCGGTCGCGCACGAGGGGGCCTCCCAGCGTGGCGCCGGCCTGGTTCCGGCCGAAGTCGGGCTTCCCACCGCCCCGCGCCGCCGGAAACGGCGCCGCCATCTCGTCCCACTGTCCGAAGTAGTGCGCCGAGCCGCTCAGGTCGTTCGTTCCCGACTTGGTGATCACGTTGACGAAACCGCCGGCCGAGCGACCGAACTCGGCGGTGGCGCCCTGGTTCACCACGACCAGGTCCTCGATGGCGTCCTGGTTGAAGGTGAAGGCGGGCCGCTGTCCGCCCCGCTGCTCGCCGAAGAAGGGATTGTTGAAATCCGCCCCATCGACGATGAAGTTGTTGAAGATGCCGCGCTGGCCGCTGATGTTCAGCTCGTCGCCGTCGGGCCCCTGCGATATCGACGCACCCGGGGTGAGCAGGGCCAGGTTCACGAAGTTGCGGCCGTCACTCGGCAGCGCGTCCACTACGTCCTCCTGGATGCGTTGCGAGCGCGTGACGTCCGTGGTGTCGATCACGCGCGGCGCCTCGCTGACGACGGTCACCGTCTCGGTCGCCACGACCCGCAGCTCCACGGACAGGTCGAGCATCCCCCCGACCCGCAGGACCGCGCCCTCGATGCGCTCGGTGCCGAACCCGGCGGTCGCCGGCACCACCGTCAGGTCGTAGGTGCCGGGCGACAGCAGGGCACGGACGAATGTGCCGGACGAACCCGTCTCGACCGTCGTCAACAGGTCGGTGTCGCGGTTCTGGATGACGATCACCGTTCCCGGCACCGGGTCGCCGGCCGGGTCGTGGACGGCGCCGCGGATGACGCCGGTAGTGGTCCCGGCCTGCGCCGCGACCTCCGGCACGCCCGGGCCGACCAGTGCGGCCAGGAGCATGGCGGCGGTCACGCCCCGCACGCCGTGGCGCGGCGCGGCATACCGGAACTCGTGAAGTACAGTTGGTGTCATGGTTCGCATCAGTAGTGCAAGGTCGACGGTGGACGCGGCGGCGCGCGCGCGGCCGGCCACGCACAAGTGTAGCCATTCGGGACTACACGTAGCCCTCCTGCATCGATGAAGCATCCGGACGGCCCCGCCGACACGGCCGGCAACCGCTACGAGCACTGGTGGACGCTGGCGGAGTGCGTGCGCCTGCTGCACGGCGGCGCCGAGACCCTGCGGATCGAGGCCCTCGCGGCCGGTCGCGCGGAGCTGATCGTAACCACGGACGCGGAGCGGGAGGTGCACTACGCGCGACTCCGGCACCCGGCCGGCGCGTTGAACCTCACGGCTCTCGACAACGCGGCCGGGCCGCTGCAGACCGCCGGCGACCGTCTGGCCGGCAACGACGACCGGTTCGTCCTGGTGTCCGGCAGCGCGGCCCCGGAGCTCTCCGGACCCTGCGCGGCGGCGGCGACCTCGGACTCGTCGGAGGCGTTCGAACGCGAGTGGCTGACCACCCGCGCCCGCCGGGAGTGGTTCGCGAGGCTACTCCGCTGCTGGGTCTGCGAAGCGCCGGCGGCACTCGACCGGCTGCGGCGGATCGAGGTCCGGACGGTCGCCGGGCGGGAGGTGGAGGAGCAGGTGCGCCGGGGGCTGCAGACGCTCTTCGTTGCGGACCCCGGCACGATGGTCGCACGGCTGCGAGCGATCGTGGAAGGCGCCGGGCCGCGCACGATGACCAGCCGGGAGCTGGTCGAGCGGCTCGCCCGGCGCGGATTCCGGCCACGCCGCTTGCACGACGCCGGCCGAGCGGGCGCCGCAGTGGCGCGCGCGACGGACCGCTACCTGGACGGCGCGCGCCGGGGGCTGATTCGAGGAACGGTGCTGCCGCGGGAGGCGGCGGCGAAGCTGAAGGCGCGTCTGGAAGGAACGGCGAGCGAGAGCGTCCTGACCGGGAGGGCGGGAGCCGGCAAGACCGCCTGCGTCGTCGACGTGGTGGATGCCGCGCGTGCGCGGGGTCTGCCCGTTCTGGCGTTCCGGCTCGACCACATGATCACGGCGGCGACCGCCACGGACCTGGGACGCCACCTCGATCTCGAAGAATCGCCGGTCCTCGTGCTCGCCGAGGCCGCCCGGGCGGCCGGACGGGCCGGCGTCCTGATCGTCGACCAGGTGGACGTCGGCGCAGAGCTGTCCGGCGACGGCTCCGGCGCCGGCGGCCTCATCGAGCGGGTGATGCAGGAAGCGCGCGGAATCCGCCCGCGGGCGCCAATCCACACCGTCGTCGTCTGCCGGGCCTTCGACTGGCGGAACGATCCCGCCCTGCGGCGGCTCCTGCCCGCTGCCGAAGCGCGGATCGAGGTAGCCGAGCTCGACCGCCGCGAGGTCGAGGAGACGCTGGCGGGAGCCGGACTCGATCACGAAACGTACGGCGATCGCGAGCTGGAGATCCTGCGGCTTCCCCAGCACCTGCATCTCCTGCTCGAGAGCGGGGCCGACGCGTCGAGCCCGCCGGCGTTCGCCACCGCGACGGCCCTGTTCGACAGGTACTGGACTGCAAAGCGCCGCGCCGTCGCCACCCGGGCCGCGCCGCAGCCGGACCAGTGGATGGCCGTCGTCGGAACCCTCTGCGAAGAGATGATCTCCTCGCGGAAACGCACCATCCCGATGGAGCGGCTGGACGAGGTCTCCCCCGCGTATCTGGAGCAACTGGCGGCGGCGGGCGTGGTGGCCGTCCACGGGCGTCGCTGCGGATTCGGTCACGAGAGCCTCCTCGACTACTGCGCCGCGCGGGTGTTCTTCCACCGGCGGGAATCGCTGGTGTCGTCTCTGGAGGGCTCGTCCCAGCATCTGTCCCACCGCACCCGGATCCGCCAGACGCTGGCGTACCTGCGGGACGCGGACCCGTCGCAGTACGTGCGGGAGCTGCGCGGACTGCTCGCCGGCGAGCGCATCCGGCCGCACGTCAAGGATCTCGCGTTCGCGACCCTCGCCGACGTCCCGGATCCGACCGGGCGAGAGTGGACGGTCTGGGAGAACTGGATCGCCCCGGCGTTGCAGGCCATCGAGGACGACGCCGCGAACCCGGACCCGTTGTCGGCGCTCGCGTGGCGGCGCTTCTTCGACTCGGCGTCGTGGTTCGCGTTCACCGACAGGTACGGCCCGACCAGCGGCTGGCTGGCCTCGGGCAACGACCGTCTGGCCGGCGCCGCCGTGGGCTACCTGCGGCGGCACCATCGCCACGCTCCCGATCGGGTCGCCGCCCTGCTGGAGCCCTATGCCGATCTCGGCGGCGTTTGGACCCCGCGCTTGCGCGCCTTCATGGAGTGGGCCGACCACCACGCGAGCCGCCGTCTTTTCGAGCTGTTCCTGCGTCTCGTCGACAACGGCACGCTGGACGAGGCCCGTGGCCGGACCGCGGCGAACGCCACGTTCTGGAGCGCGCTCCGGGGCCTGGGAGAGCACCGCCCCGAGTGGGTGCCGGAAATCGTGGCGTACCGCTTCCGCCGGCGCCTGGCCGTGCTGCAGTCCACGGGCCAGGACCTGGGAAGCCACGAGCTGCCGGGCTACGACGACCACGCGGCGGCGCTGTTCGCACGGTCCGCCGAGCACGCGCCCGGCGCCTTCGTGGAGCACGTTCTGCATCCCGTGCTCGATTTCTCGGACGCCACGCTGACCGGCGGCAATCCGCCGCGGCACGACGCCGTGTGGCCGATCGTCACCAGGACGGAGTATCCGGAGGCCGACCATGCCTGCCTCGACGCGCTGGCGGCGGCGCTGGCCGCCGTCGCGCGCGCCGGCGAGAAGGCCCTGACGGACATCGTCGGCGACCTGCGCCGGCGCGAAACCCACGTGGCGAACCGTCTGTTGCTGGCGCTCTACGCGGGATCGGGCGCGCGGCACGCGGACGAGGCGGTGACATTGCTGTGCGACGAATCGTGGCGTTTTCGGTGCGGGTTCTCCGACAACCCGCAGTGGTACGCGACGGAGACGATTCGGGCAGTGATTCCGCACTGCGCCAGCGAATCACGCGAGCGTCTCGAGCGCGCGCTGCTCGACTACGTGGCCCCCGACGAGCGCGGCATCCGCGGCTACCGGCAGGCCGGGCGGGCTCGTCTGGCCCTGCTCTCGGCGCTGCCCGCCGAGTTGCGCAGCGCCGATGCGAACGCGGCCGTGCAGGCGCTCGAGCGCAAGTTCGGGACGGACGGCGACAGCCGGCAGCCGATTGCCGTCGATTCGGTCGCGCCCCCGATCGACCGGCGTGCCGCCGAGGCCATGAGCGACGAGCAGTGGCTCGGGGCCATCGCGCGGCATCGGCCCAGGGCCCCGGCGCCGGCATCGCGCGACGAGCTCAAGGGGGGCGAGTGGGAGCTGGCGGGGCACCTCGAAGCGCGCGCCGCCGAGGACCCCGATCGCTTCGCGCGGCTCGCGCTGAAGCTGCCTCCCAACGCGCATCCCGTGTATCTGGACCGGACGCTGGCGGCTCTGAAGACCGCCGCCGCCCCGCCCGCCGTCAAGCTTCAGGTCTGTCAGAAGGCCTTCGCGGAGTCGCGCGGCGCCTGCGGGCGTTCGGTCGCCGACGTGCTCGGGAGCATCCGCGAGCCACTGCCGAACGACGCCGTGCGCATGCTCCACTGGCTCGCCACCGAGCACGCGGACCCCGCCACGACGACCTGGCAGGAGGAGGAGGTCGGGATCGACACCGCGCGCGGGAGCGCGGCCGAGGCCATCCGCGGGCTGATCGTCGAGGACGCCGCCTACATCTCCCGATTCCGGGTCACGCTCGACCGCCTGATCCGGGACCCGAGCGCCTCGGTGCGGGCGTGCGCCGCGGCGGCGATCCGGGCCGTCTCCGACCGCGATCCGGCCCTCGGCATGACGCTCTTCAATCGCCTCGACCTGTCCGAGGATCGTCTGCTCGCCAGCTCGCAGGTCTACGGCTTTCTCCGCGACAGCCTGCGCGACCGCTTCACGGACGTTCGGCCTGTCGTCGAGCGCATGCTGCAATCATCGGCGGCGGAGGTCTGCGAGGCCGGCGCGCGCCTGGCCAGCCTGGGCGCGCTGGAGCACGCCGGCGCGGTCGATGCTTCCACCGATGCCCCGCAGCCCGCGGTAGCCGCGATGAGCGCCGAGCCGGAGCACCGCAGCGCCGCGGGTCTGGCCGCCGACGCCGCCCGCGGCGGCCCTGCGCACCGCCTCGGCGTGGCGCACGTAGCCGCCGCCAATCTGGCGATTCCGGAGTACCGGCGCTGGTCGACCACGACGCTCACCGCACTGTTCGACGACGACGACGACGCGGTCCGACGCCGGGCGGCGACCTGCTTCCGGCACGTGCAGGACGAGCCGCTCGACACCTACGGCGATCTCATCGAGGCGTTCAGCGCCAGCAAGGCGTTCGGCGACGACCCCGCTTCGATTCTCGACACGCTGGAAGCGTCGCGCGAACCACTGCCGGGCGCCGCCTGCACGGTCTGCGAGAAGTTTCTCGACCGCTTCGCCGACGAGGCCCGGGACGCACGCAGCGACCGCCACGCCGACGCGCTCACCGTCGCTGCGCTCGTCTTCCGCACCTGCCGCCAGCACGAGGACGACGAGTGGGCGAAGCGCGCGCTGGATCTCGTCGACCGCCTCTGCCTGCTCCAGATCGGCGACGCGCGAGGCGCCCTCGAGCAGTTCGAGCGCTAGCCGCCCGGCAGACGGTTGCGTACGATGGCAACGAACAGACCCGTGCCATGCTGACGAAGCTCACCGTCCGGAACTTCAAGCGCTTCGGCGAGGTCGAGATCGAGCTCGGCGATCCGGTGGTCTTCATCGGCCCGAACAACTCGGGAAAGACCTCCGCGATGCAGGCGCTGGCTCTGTGGGACATAGGCCTCAAGCGCTGGAACGAGAAGCGATCCGGCAAGAGCACGCCCGAAAAGCGCCCCGGCGTGACGGTCAACCGCCGCGACCTCGTGGCGATCCCGATACCGGACGCGAATCTGTTGTGGCGCGGGATGCACGTGCGGGACGTGCGGCGGGAAGACGGCCGGCAGACGACGAGGAACATCCGCATCGACCTCGTCGTCGAGGGTGTGACCGCCGACGAACGCTGGCTCTGCGGACTCGAATTCGACTACGCGAACGAGGAGTCCTTCTACTGTCGGCCGCTCCGGGAAACCGACGGCAGGACGCCCGAGCGCATGCCGATACCCGACGCGGCGGGAGGCGTCCGCATCGCCTTCCTGCCTCCGATGTCGGGGCTGGCGGCCACGGAGACGAGGCTCGCTCACGGCGCCGTGAACGTCCGTATCGGCGAGGGACGCACCGCCGAG includes the following:
- a CDS encoding TonB-dependent receptor; the encoded protein is MLHRCRRATCSPEWLHLCVAGRARAAASTVDLALLMRTMTPTVLHEFRYAAPRHGVRGVTAAMLLAALVGPGVPEVAAQAGTTTGVIRGAVHDPAGDPVPGTVIVIQNRDTDLLTTVETGSSGTFVRALLSPGTYDLTVVPATAGFGTERIEGAVLRVGGMLDLSVELRVVATETVTVVSEAPRVIDTTDVTRSQRIQEDVVDALPSDGRNFVNLALLTPGASISQGPDGDELNISGQRGIFNNFIVDGADFNNPFFGEQRGGQRPAFTFNQDAIEDLVVVNQGATAEFGRSAGGFVNVITKSGTNDLSGSAHYFGQWDEMAAPFPAARGGGKPDFGRNQAGATLGGPLVRDRAFFFLAYDQQVSNETKQAVRHVVNPANLERLASFLQARWPGLFDKEFGPIRRTDDARSLLAKLDFNLDGRHQASFKYNYTWAEQVNGTFDVDAWGASMNGIEGDESHAFNGSLRSLLTNALSNELRIQWAREDRPRWYEGPLLPGARTAGPPQFERLGGRPFPDIAMDFADGFRIGLPFFLPIDPAFDTRLQVVDNVSFATGDHLFKAGLEYNRTGVEQQFIGFANGRYVFDSVDGFMGFITQGNRFVTCSDGSSSALGVCPPGAGVAGPVLLYLQSATVPGVPAEQLGLQAFQVHELGAFLQDTWHPHDRVTLDLGLRWEGTWHPTMFVEPEDTFFAPYLDDPRFPSDGRIPDDLDNFQPRVGLAWDVAGDGRTVVRANGGSYVARIPMLVFAQHRSTNGAFQQTLFRSSAAAAALGPVPAIDELIDASAAPPFLPDIQVADRDLELPRTWSFSTGLDRDLGRGVAASAAFVHARTDDLFRFVNRNDPVFGAPFGIGTHPSGGGINALTVAESSARSRYHGLTLGLRGRGAVRNRPLTFETHYTLAFDRSDDDNERDPFVLRYANAGNLVPEYGWSDRDRRHQVSGYLLATLPGELQLNNVVRYLSASPVSEQCANRGLRAAQPSDRICADGTILTRNTLRRDNSFFTWDIRFSRRFTLRNGTVIEPILEVFNLTNADNTVDTAVGSLLFNFDGTLRSGLGDTRRGQVGLSVRF